CACGCAGCGACACATGCAACGGATAACGGATGGATTGTGCGACGACGTCGCGGCGATCGTCGAGCACACCTTTTCGGAACTGCGTGGCGGCACGGTTGACGGTTTCATCGTCGTTCACGCCGGCCACCCCGTAGAGATGATCGATCTTGCCGTTCTGGATGCTCGTCAGCGCCAGTTCGAACGGTACCGAACGGCCATTGCGCAGATCCTTCCATTGACCGGAAATGACCTCGCAGGTGGACGACGCGCCGCGCTGGCGATTGACGTCCTCGTTGGAGGAAAACTCGCCTTCGAAGGTGGCGCGAGGCATGCCGCCGGCGTCAAACTCAGTCAGGTGCAAGCGAGACTTGGCTTCCAGCTTTCCTGTGAGATACGTATCGCTTTGCGATGACGCGTTGGCATAGCGACCTTCGAGCTTGCCGCCGGATGTGGGGCGCAACACCAGCCGCAGCGGATTGCGCTCGCCAAGCTGGCCGCTATAGGTCATCAAATGGTTCGCAATGTCGCGAGCCGACGGATCGCAATCCGCATGCGCCATCGACGGCGCAAGGGCGCTCAGCAACAGCGTCAGGGCGCTCAGGCCTACGGCGATCGGACGCCGCAGCTGGAAACGCACGCCGAGCCGCGAGGTACGTTGGGGAGCCGGCAGAGAGTCTCGGACGCGGTGAGCGTCCGGGGCAACAGGGATCATGAGTCGAGATGGAATTCGATAGTTCGAAAGCGTGCGGACGAACGAACGGGCACAACGCCCGGGACGTTCAACCGCCGATGTAGGACATCTCCACTTTCGGGGGGGCGTCTTCCGGCAGGCCAGTGGCTGCCGTTCGCAATGCTGAGTAACGGTCGGTGCGACCTTGCCAGATGTCCCCGATGACGGTCGAGATCTGGGCATCGCTCGCGCCGTTGCGCAGCAACGTGCGCAGGTCGTACCCGGCGCTGGCGAACAGACACAGGTACAACTTGCCTTCCGTAGACAGGCGTGCCCGGGAACAAGTGCCGCAAAAAGCGCGCGTCACCGATGAAATGACGCCGACCTCGCCACCGCCGTCGCGATATTGCCAACGCTGCGCGGTCTCGCCGGGATAGTTCGGCTCGAGCGGTTCGACCGGCAGCGCCTCGTTCAGACGGGCGATGACGCTGGCCGACGGCAACACGTCGTCCATGCGCCAGCCGTTCGACGTGCCCACGTCCATGTACTCGATGAAACGCAATACCACGCCGCTGCCATGGAAATGCCGTGCCATCGGCACGATCTCGCTGTCGTTGGTGCCGCGTTTGACGACCATGTTGACCTTCACCGGGCCGAGGCCGACGTGCTGCGCTTGCGCAATACCTTCGAGCACATTGGCGACAGGGAAGTCGACATCGTTCATTTGCCGGAAGATCGTGTCGTCGAGACTGTCCAGGCTGACCGTCACGCGTGTGAGCCCGGCGTCCTTGAGCGATTGCGCCCGGCGCGCGAGCAGCGATCCGTTGGTCGTGAGTGTGATGTCCAACGGTTTGCCCGACGGGGTGCGCAAACGGGCCAGCATCTCGATCAGACGTTCGATGTGCTTGCGCAGCAGCGGCTCGCCGCCGGTCAGGCGTAACTTCTCGACGCCATGTTCGACGAACAGGCGCGCAGCACGCTCGATTTCTTCGAAGGACAGCAGGGACGATTGCGGAAGGAAGGTGTAGTCCTTGTCGAACACATCCTTCGGCATGCAATAGACGCAACGGAAGTTGCAACGATCCGTCACCGAAATACGCAGGTCGTGCAGCGGCCGCGCCAGCGCATCTTCGAGCTGGCCGGTGGCTGCGCGCACTTGTGCGGGAATCTGCGGGGCGTGCGTTGCATAACGCGCGTCGCTACGCAGATCGGTGAGTCGGATGATCGTTTCAGTCATGGTGGGGCCTTAGCTTGCGTCTCCATTCTAACGAATTGGGCCGTTTGCCGCCGATGCCGACCCTTTAGGCATCGGATATCGGTACCAAGGCATTCGTTGGGGACGTCAAGCCCTTACTACGCCACAAGATACGGGCGGGGCCGTGCGGGCACAAGTCGGGACAACGCGGAGTTGCAGAGGAAAAGGCGATCCCCATGAAGTCAAAAAGGAGGCCGAAGCCTCCTTTTCTGGCATCACTTGACGTTGGGCGGTGCCTTGCCGTGAGGCAAGAACCGCCCGAACGTTACGCGCAGCCTACCTTATGCAACGTGATCCGACGAGGTGCGCGTTTCCACTTGCTCCATCGGGCCGCTGTTGATCGGCGTGGACGGACGGCGTTCGCGGCGCACTTGCGGTGCCGGTGCGGTTTGCGCCGCCGCTTCCTTGGCGGCACGATGCTTGTCGGCATCCGTGTGGACCCAGACCAGACCCACGCTTGCCAGCGTCGATTCCAGGGCGCCGCGTTCCAGCGTCGGGGCGACCGCCACCGGGGCCGGCTTGTGCGTCACGACTTCCGTGACAGCCGCTGCGGCTTCCGGCACGACCGGCACCGCTTGCACCGGCGCGGCGGGCGCCAGCGTTTGCACGGGCTTCACCGTTTCGACCATCTCGATCGGCGTGGCCGGAGCAACCGGAGCGACCGGAGCAACCGGAGCGACCGGTGCTGCGACTTCGGCAGGCGCCGTCGGCGCGGGGCTGACGTCTGCCGGGGCGCTGGCTGCGGCTGCGGTGGCGGCAATCTCGGTCAGCGCTGCGGCCGGCACCGAGGGCTGTGCCGGGCTCGGCGTTGCCACCGGCAGCGGTGCGCTGACCGGCGGGACCACCGGTGCAGCCGCGACTTCTGCTACGGGCAGCGGTGCCACGTTGACCGGGGCGACCGGCTCGGCGATCACGGGGGCGGGGACTTCCGGCGTTGCCACCGGGGCGGCTTCGCTCACGGTCACGACCGGTGCGGCGGGAGCCGGGGCTTCCGCTTGCACGGCGGGAACCTGGACCGGGGCCGACGTCGGCTCGGCTTGCGCGGCAGGTGCCGGGGCCGGCGTGGCCACGACATTTGCTGCGACGGCCGGCGCGGCAGCACGGACCAGTGCGTCGGTTGCCGCGTTTTCGCTGGCTTCGTCCGTCAGCACCGGAGCGCGCACGCCTTCGATGTCATCCGACGCTGCGCCTTCGGCCTGTTCGCCATCGGCACCCTGTTGCTGCTCATTGGCTTCACGCTCGCGACGGCCACCACGACGACCGCGACGGCGGCTGCGGCGGCGTTCTTCACCGCCTTGCTCGCCTTCTTCGCCTGCGGATACCGTTGCCCCGTCCTCGACTTGCGCCGTCAGACGATCCTGCTCGAGTTCCTCGTGTTCCGCGGTAAGCGATGCGGCCGCTTGTGCCACGCGTTGCGGTGCGGCTTGCTGGCCATCGGTGCCATCCGGCTGACGACGTTCGCGGCGCTCGTTACGATCACGACGGTTACCGCGTTCGCGACCTTCGCGCGGCTCGCGACCCTCTTCGGTGCGCACGTCTTGTGCCGGCTGACGCTGCGCGTCGTCGCGTTCGCGCTTGTCGCGGCCTTCCTGACGCTCATTGCGCTCATTACGCTCGCCACGTTCATTGCGCTCGTTGCGCTCAGCGCGTTCGCCACGTTCTGCACGTTCCGGACGCGCACCACGACCCTCGCGGCCTTCACGTGCGGGTTGTGCGGCGTTGTCCTTGCCTGACTTGTTCTCGTCGCGGGCATTACCGCGGCGATTGCGGTTTTGCTGATGCGGACGGTCATGACGTTCGCGCGGCGGGCGTGCAGTCGGCTTGGCCGGCTCTTCGACCTTGACCGGTGCTGGCGCAGCGGGTTCGAGACCCAGCAGACGCTTCACGAAGCCGATAAAGCCACCGCTGCGTGCGGGGGCTGCGGCGGCCGGTGCTGCGACAGCGACAGGTTCCGGGCGCGGTTGTGCGGCCGGGGCCGGCTGCTCGGGCGTAATGCCCTTGACGGCGGCTTCCTGGCGCGGACGCGCATCTTCCTTCTTCTTGCTGTAGCCGGCCGGATCTTCTTCCAGCGAGCGGGCCGCTTCTTCGGCGAGGGCGTAGCTGGCCTTCGGTGCATCCAGACGCGGATCGTCGAAGCGCAGGCGCTCGAGCTTGTAATGCGGCGTTTCGAGATGCTTGTTCGGGATCAGCAGCACGCCAACCTTGAAGCGCGCTTCGATCTTGTTGATTTCCTGACGCTTTTCGTTGAGCAGGAAAGCAGAGACTTCGACCGGCACCTGGCAGTGGATCGCTGCCGTGTGCTCCTTCATGGCCTCTTCCTGGATGATGCGCAGGACTTGCAGCGACGACGATTCGGCGTCACGGATGTGGCCGGTGCCGTTGCAACGCGGGCAGGTCACGTGCGTGCCTTCCGACAGCGACGGACGCAGGCGCTGACGCGACAACTCCATCAGGCCGAAACGCGAGATCTTGCCCATCTGGACGCGGGCGCGGTCGTGTTTGAGCGCGTCCTTCACACGTTGTTCGACTTCACGCTGGCTCTTGGCCGACTCCATGTCGATGAAGTCGATCACGATCAGACCGCCGAGGTCGCGCAGACGCAACTGGCGTGCGACTTCGTCGGCAGCTTCCAGGTTGGTGCGAAGGGCGGTTTCCTCGATGTCGGCGCCCTTGGTGGCGCGCGCCGAGTTGACGTCGATCGAGACC
This window of the Pandoraea fibrosis genome carries:
- the moaA gene encoding GTP 3',8-cyclase MoaA, which translates into the protein MTETIIRLTDLRSDARYATHAPQIPAQVRAATGQLEDALARPLHDLRISVTDRCNFRCVYCMPKDVFDKDYTFLPQSSLLSFEEIERAARLFVEHGVEKLRLTGGEPLLRKHIERLIEMLARLRTPSGKPLDITLTTNGSLLARRAQSLKDAGLTRVTVSLDSLDDTIFRQMNDVDFPVANVLEGIAQAQHVGLGPVKVNMVVKRGTNDSEIVPMARHFHGSGVVLRFIEYMDVGTSNGWRMDDVLPSASVIARLNEALPVEPLEPNYPGETAQRWQYRDGGGEVGVISSVTRAFCGTCSRARLSTEGKLYLCLFASAGYDLRTLLRNGASDAQISTVIGDIWQGRTDRYSALRTAATGLPEDAPPKVEMSYIGG
- a CDS encoding Rne/Rng family ribonuclease, with product MKRMLFNATQQEELRVAIVDGQKLIDIDIETAGREQRKGNIYKGVITRIEPSLEACFVNYGEGRHGFLPFKEVARAYFREGADVRNARIQDALSEGQELIVQVEKEERGNKGAALTTFISLAGRYLVLMPNNPRGGGVSRRIEGEDRQELRETMAQLELPEGMSIIARTAGIGRSAEELQWDLNYLLQLWRAVEGAASNIELPRDSALIYLESSLVIRAIRDYFQPDIGEILIDTEEISEQARNFMQVVMPDHLNRVKQYRDDVPLFSRFQIEHQIETAYSRQVPLPSGGAIVIDHTEALVSIDVNSARATKGADIEETALRTNLEAADEVARQLRLRDLGGLIVIDFIDMESAKSQREVEQRVKDALKHDRARVQMGKISRFGLMELSRQRLRPSLSEGTHVTCPRCNGTGHIRDAESSSLQVLRIIQEEAMKEHTAAIHCQVPVEVSAFLLNEKRQEINKIEARFKVGVLLIPNKHLETPHYKLERLRFDDPRLDAPKASYALAEEAARSLEEDPAGYSKKKEDARPRQEAAVKGITPEQPAPAAQPRPEPVAVAAPAAAAPARSGGFIGFVKRLLGLEPAAPAPVKVEEPAKPTARPPRERHDRPHQQNRNRRGNARDENKSGKDNAAQPAREGREGRGARPERAERGERAERNERNERGERNERNERQEGRDKRERDDAQRQPAQDVRTEEGREPREGRERGNRRDRNERRERRQPDGTDGQQAAPQRVAQAAASLTAEHEELEQDRLTAQVEDGATVSAGEEGEQGGEERRRSRRRGRRGGRREREANEQQQGADGEQAEGAASDDIEGVRAPVLTDEASENAATDALVRAAAPAVAANVVATPAPAPAAQAEPTSAPVQVPAVQAEAPAPAAPVVTVSEAAPVATPEVPAPVIAEPVAPVNVAPLPVAEVAAAPVVPPVSAPLPVATPSPAQPSVPAAALTEIAATAAAASAPADVSPAPTAPAEVAAPVAPVAPVAPVAPATPIEMVETVKPVQTLAPAAPVQAVPVVPEAAAAVTEVVTHKPAPVAVAPTLERGALESTLASVGLVWVHTDADKHRAAKEAAAQTAPAPQVRRERRPSTPINSGPMEQVETRTSSDHVA